Proteins encoded in a region of the Glycine soja cultivar W05 unplaced genomic scaffold, ASM419377v2 Super-Scaffold_78, whole genome shotgun sequence genome:
- the LOC114404075 gene encoding uncharacterized protein LOC114404075 — MDEDQWAYYSVMSEEVFATREDVLKWARTVAHENGFVAVIMRSDTYTGSRGRTSFVLIGCERSVHGGEGWAVKLICGIHNHELAKTLVGHPYAGRLTDDEKNIIADMTKLNLKPRNILLTLKEHNSNNSTYKTNRYRLPLLDIVGVTPTGMTFSAGFAYLEGERVNNLVWALERVKSAHWSLKRILQNSVGDLCSVWDAMKNMMMLQHTEIRASFETSTHVVGHVFKKTLYKRLLGMVSRNALNEISVEFERVHQLKDNLSSCGCVLRTTLGLPCACEQQRYEGGSIPLDAVHMYWRRLNFSDQGLCDAEVRIKEEINRIHKRFEELDVCGKVTFKSKLREFAFPDETSMCPPPTKVKTKGAPKKHHLARINKASSFAPPKPARMIPMLDQFPPFMHGFIEDVVDVKADGNCGYRSVSTLLGMGEECWAMMRNELIKELGKWSQDYIKIFGGTERYEQLRLSLHVDGLSNVSMDKWMDITDMGYVIASRYNVILVSLSRQQSFTFFPLRSRPLADSAAHRIICVGLSERSLSLTAYGVVVVKQCVSGGKTMAN, encoded by the exons atggacgaagatcaatgggcaTATTACAGTGTGATGTccgaagaa GTCTTTGCAACCCGAGAAGATGTTTTGAAGTGGGCTCGAAcggttgcccatgaaaatggttTCGTTGCAGTAATTATGAGGTCTGATACATATACTGGCAGCAGAGGAAGAACTTcctttgtgttaattgggtgtgaaaggagcg TGCATGGAGGTGAAGGTTGGGCGGTGAAGCTGATATGTGGGATTCACAACCATGAATTGGCGAagaccttagttggacatccatatgctgGGAGATTGACAGATGATGAGAAGAATATcattgctgatatgacgaagtTGAATCtgaaaccaagaaacatcctgctaacgttgaaggagcacaacaGCAACA acagtacctacaaaacaaataggtacaggCTCCCATTGCTTGACATTGTGGGGGTGACACCAACCGGAATGACtttctctgctgggtttgctTATCTGGAGGGTGAGCGCGTGAACAATCTTGTATGGGCATTGGAACG ggttaaATCTGCTCATTGGTCTTTGAAAAGGATATTACAgaatagcgttggagacctctgtagtgtttgggatgcaatGAAAAACATGATGATGTTGCAGCACACTGAAATTAGagcatcatttgaaacaagtacGCATGTCGTTGGTCATGTTTTTaagaaaaccttatacaagaggcttctggGAATGGTGTCAAGGAacgctttaaatgaaatttcgGTTGAGTTTGAGCGTGTACATCAATTGAAAGACAATCTGTCTTCTTGTGGGTGTGTCTTGAGAACCACGCtaggtcttccttgtgcatgcgAGCAACAAAGGTATGAGGGTGGCAGCATCCCACTGGATGCAGTCCATATGTACTGGAGGAGACTTAATTTTTCAGACCAGGGGCTATGTGATGCCGAAGTGAGAATCAAGGAAGAGATTAATAGAATACATAAAAGATTCGAGGAACTTGATGTTTGCGGGAAAGTTACTTTCAAGAGTAAACTCCGAGAATTTGCGTTTCCCGATGAGACctctatgtgtcctcctccaacAAAGGTTAAGACGAAAGGTGCCCCAAAAAAG CATCACTTGGCAAGGATCAACAAAGCATCATCTTTTGCACCACCGAAGCCAGCAAGGATGATCcccatgttggatcaatttccgCCATTTATGCATGGTTTCATTGAGGATGTTGTTGATGTGAAAGCAGATGGTAATTGTGGATATCGGTCAGTTTCCACTTTGTTAGGTATGGGAGAAGAGTGTTGGGCCATGATgcgtaatgaattgattaaagaacttggcaaatgGTCGCAAGACTACATAAAGATCTTTGGTGGCACGGAGAGATATGAACAGTTGAGGTTGTCCCTACACGTGGATGGGTTATCCAAT GTTAGTATGGACAaatggatggatataacggatATGGGATATGTAATTGCGTCAAGatataatgtaatccttgtatcaTTGTCACGACAACAGAGCTTCACATTTTTTCCTCTCAGAAGTCGACCACTGGCCGATTCTGCTGCGCACCGCATAATATGCGTCG GTTTATCTGAAAGATCGTTGTCCCTTACCGCCTATGGCGttgttgtggtcaagcaatGCGTATCCGGAGGCAAAACAATGGCCAACTGA